ggatccctgtcaggcgcatgcgggagtctgtctgattgtctctccccgtttccagcttcagaaaaatacaaaaaaagagctgACAAACTGGCCCAAAGCTGACAACATCCAGGCTTCCCATTACCTAGAAAAATTACCTGTGTAAGTTGATGTGTTGAATTTCTGTTCCACATAGCCAAAAACAATAGAATGTGTAACAATATTCAGAGTTCTTATGACAGCTATGACAAAAGAGACCTTTAGttgttttaattaattctttgtacagtaaaatatcaaaaagaaacaaaggatcTTGAACAAGTatagtttaagaaaataaatgctgAAGTACTAAACTAGAATCTTATGTTCTCAAtaatgggcaaaaataaatattttaaatataaattataattcctCAATAATTAGCCAAATTTTACCTGGTATCTGTCGGAAATGTGACCTTTCAAGATGTAGAGTAGATCCTCCATGCACAGCCCTCCTTCCTCACTCAGCCCCATTGAGTCACACAGAATAAAGGGCAAGGGGTTACCATCCTTTCCATCTTTGATGGAATATGTCCTATACTgcagagggaaaaaaggaaacgttaagattcattttttaaatacataaatatattttgtataaatatacatacataaactGAGATGAAGTGTACATGTAATGAAGTTgatcagaaaaaataacttttcaagtCTAActtgaacaaagaaacaaaggctGAGCGACCTACAATGGACTCACCTGCTTAGACATCCCAGTTCTGCTAGAGCCCACCACGGCCTGGTGGGTTACATGGCCATGAAAGGCAGACTTCACTGAGTTGAAAAAACTAGACTTCCCAGCTCCAATTGGACCCAGTAGCAGAATTCGTACTTGGCGAACCAGGTCTCTATATGGTTTATAAGTTCTAACGGCAGATAATAAGCTCTCCCTGAGCCTGTTAGACAAGATAATTTTAATAGTTGACTGAAATTAGATCACATGACATTATTATAAATTTTCCTtgaattcattttcttctcttatagtttctaatttaattttgattATCAACTTGTCTTCTCATATAAGAAGGCATGAAACGATTCTACCTCAAATTTTACTGTAAAAGAAGGAAAggcaaaaaaattacttttaaataaggCCAATCAGACATAAAAATCTTTCAGATTTAAGCAACCAGACCATagatacctaaaaataaatatcagttaTGTTAAACATGAAGATAAATGATCAATAATGAATATCAAAAACCACAAAATAATATGTGACTTTCAAAGTTTATGGAAGGAGATCATTCTTAACATGTTTTTGAAGTTCATAATAAGTATTTCCTTCCTGCCAACCACTTCTTCCAAAGCAAATACCTAAAGAAGCTGACATTATAACTGCAAGAATTCTTAGCAAAAATGTAGACATACAGGCAAATAACTATTTTCCTTCAagcatataaaaacattaaaattttctttattctaatcagtgttctttttgttttaccATTACTATTGCCAAATGCTTTCATGAGTATAGATATAGTTATAGTTTGTTCTTGATGCTCCATAAGTTATCTGTCATAATTTGTGCTAccaattttattaaaagaacctataataaaataagtttaagaTAATAACCAGAATAATAGAACATTTAAAACACTGACTTACTCATTGACTCCTGTCATCTTCCTTGTGTCCAACAAATCTAAGGAAAAATCAAAGGGTAGTAAAGATTACAAGTTGACGAATGattgactgactgaatgaatgtcAGTGAATTCACAAGGAGAAAATACCAAAAtagcaatatagtgaaaaatgtaTGGAGAAAAAATACGGCAGATATCCTTAACGTCACCTCATTTAAAGAGGCTAGAAACAAGGTGAGAACTGCAAGACAGTGGTGTCAGCCGATCTTTTCTCATCCAGTTACTCAACAGTCATGTGTGGCTCATTCCAAAGTGGAAAATGATGGCTGGGGTCCTTTCTGAATCAGAAAAGCTAGATCTAGAGGCATGGACAGGCAAGGAAGGACTGGGAGTGCTCTTTCCTCCTGTCCATAGGCAAACAGGTCTGAAAGGTATAATAGTGCAGAGACACAGAATGAAAAAGACCATAGGCATCAGACTTTTTTCGCAAAAAATTATTGTCAATAATTGGGGCTTCTGTATTTTATAGTCCAATTGATTTTATTCCTGGCTTCCGAAGTGTATGTAGGCCCTGactcattggctcagtggttggcTGGCTGGTGGatatcctgtgtttgattcctggtcatggcacacaggagaggctaccatctgcttctccactcttccccctcccctctctttctctctctctctttttctctccctcagccatgtCTTAATTAGTTCAAGCCAGTTGGCCataggcgctgagaatggctacatggcccctgcctcaggcattaaaaaaatggctaggctgctgagcaatggaccaGCGGTCCCAGAAGGTCAGAGTATTACCccttagtgggtttgccaggtggatccccgtcagggcacatgtgggagtttgtctctctgcctgccctcctctcactaaaataaattctttaaaaaaaatttttttaaaaagaagtgtatGTAGGACTTGTGCTTTTCCAGTAAGAGCAAAATGAGTGGTTCAGAGGTAGGTTGAGGACCTCATTTAGACCAGTAAGACTCAGGCCTAGAATTATTTTGTTGCTTAAGAAGGGATATCTTTTATATtggatttaaaatagaaagaattagGTGTAATTGTGCTGGCAAttctctttaagaagaaaaaggcatACTGTGAGGaacataatttaaaagtattgCTAGCTATATGTATGGTtataaagaaagcctctttaaatTACCCAAAATAGAAGTAGTAAAGACTGCATTCAATGACTACAGtataataaaactagaaaagaatgggtgtaaacaaacaaaaatcaagatCTTGGAAATTTAAAAGCATTCTGTTAAATAACTTTAAcatacaaaggaaacaaaataccataatAGCagttatatgtaaaaaataataatataacactTATATTAACCATATGATAAAAGTACATTTCATtaataataagaaagaagaaaagtcttgaaaatagaaagaaaaaagacacaaattaaaaaatgtaagaagaatcaatacaaaaaagaacaaagaccaattttagaaatcaaaaaaggatatattaatatagaaattgattattttaaacataaaaaggcCCTTGCCAgaggctcagtgggtagagcttaggcctggcatatgaacatcccggatttgattcccagtcagggcacacaagaaaaacaatcatctgcttctcctctctccctttcccctttcccctctggtaGCCAGTGTTACAATTGGTTTGAGCCTAGCCCCAGGTACTGAGAAGAGCTCCATTAGGGtacatcggccccaggcactaaaaatagctaagtaCTGGAGCATCGGTTCCAGATGGGATTGCTAGGGGGATccttgtcagggtgcatgtaagagtctgtctcatggtcctggccggttggctcagtggtagagcgtcggcctggcatgcaggagtccccggtttgattcctggccagggcacacaggagaagcgcccatctgcttcttcacccctccccctctccttcctttctgtctctctcttcccctcccgcagccgaggctccattggagcaaagatggaccgagcgctgagctctgtggcctctgcctcaggtgctagaatggctctgaatgcaacagagcgatgccccagatgggcatagcatcaccccctggtggacatgctgggtggatccggttgggtgcatgcgggagtctgtctgactgtctccccgtttccagcttcggaaaaatgcaaaaaagaaaaagagtctgcctcactatcttcctcttaccttaaaaaataaaataagataaaacacaTAAAATGCTAACTAGTTTAatcaaaaaaaattcacaaaaattcAGATTGGTTACTTATTATAAAACCAATAATACATAGAACTGGAGAAGATTGAAAGTTATAGAAACTCTCATGCACTGCTTGTGGCAGTGGAAATTGGTATGACTATGTTGGAAAACCTTGTCACTGTCTTCTGAAGCTGAACATTCACATACtctttgatccagcaatttcatgcttatattctttaaaaactatgtatatatgtaaactGAAGGACATGTTAAAGAGTATTtatagcagtattatttataacagcCTTAAACTAAAAATCCAAATGTCCACCAAtagtgatttgattttttttgaagtgTCATAGAATCattacaatagaatactatatgaaaatgaaaaagaacaaattactgCTACatacaataatatggatgaatCACTAGGGAGATAAAAGTGAATACTGTGATACATTGACTCATTTCACCAAGTAACACtatcaaggaaagaaagaaaagtgaaacagTCTGTTGAATAATTTCCTTACAAATATACTAATAATCTTATCTCCTGGTAAATAGACAAATGATATTTGCTGCAGGACAGTATTTATCTCTTGAAGTCCTTAACAGGTCGCCCCTGTTTAAGAATtacttacagcctgaccaggtggtggcgccatagatagagcgtcgtactgggatgccggggaaccaggttcgagaccctgaggttgccagcttgagcgcaggctcatctggcttgaggggaaaaaaaaaaagctcaccagcttggacccaaggtcactggctcgagcaaggggtcactcggtctgctgaaggcccgtggtcaaggcacatatgagaaagcaatcaactaatgaacaactaaggtgtcacaacaaaaaactgatgattggttttcatcaatctctctctctgttcctgtctgtctatccctatctatccctccctctgactctctctgtccctgaaaaaaaaaaaaaagaattacttacAGTAAGTACATTTAGATTCTATGGTTCTGAAGCATGTATTCCTGGAAAATCTCATGTAAACTGGTTGtcttagtctgctcaggctgctatacaaaataaaatagactgaCTGGCTGAACTAACaaattcatttcttttagctctAGAAGCTGAATAGTCCAAGATGGAAGTATAACAATGTAACTTTCATTCTGAGATCTCTTCTCTTGGCCTGCAGGTGGCTGCCTTTTCACTGTCTGCTCACATGACCTATTCTTGAATGAGCTAAACTAGAGAGAAAGCCAATGGTGTCTTTTCTTATATGGGCGCTTATGTTATCAAATTAAGACCCCACTCCTACGACCGCATTTAATCTTAATTACTTTCTTAGAGGCATCCGTCTCCAAGTATATTCATATTGGGGATTGGAGTTTCAACATGTGAGTTTTAGGAGGACACAATAGTATTGATATATCAATGTTCCATAACCAATTACTCTCTAATATGTAAAGTAGCCCAGGAATTTTAGTTAAAAACCCTGCCTGTTGTTCTTAACCAGAAATCATATGTCTAACATTGGAAAGAAGGAGTTGGGAGCCACACATAATATCCTGGtgctctttctgcctcttctgagATTTTTGATTACCTTTTATTCCTGAAATTAGTGAAACTTGATATTGGTAAGATGTCTGATTTTTAAGGGGTCTAATTTTATAATTCAATCCCTACATTTACtcaatctttcaaaaaatattgaaTGGAAGAGGATAAACACAAAAGAGCACAGTCAgtagtatgattccatttatataaaattcaaaaacaggAAGTATTAATTAATGCTGATATGAGACAGAATATAGTAACCTTTCTTTGGTTACTGGGAAAAGTTTCAAAGGAGTCTTCTGAAGTGATGATAATTTAGCTCTTTATCCAAGTTGTGATTACACAAGCGTGCTCAATTTGAAGAAGCCTATCCATTGGTACACTTATCAAATGTGCATTTCCCTGTGTATATgttatacttcaattaaaaatttacttaCATGACATGAGAAGGTCAGCATCATGGTATATCCAAATAAATTCATTagacttcaataaaaaaaacaaacttttttttaatgtttgggcaGCCAGAAAGAAAGATTAAATCACTCAaagggaaacaataaaaataaataaataaatctggccTTTGGTTTTCCGCAGCAACATCAGTGTTATGGAAGCATTATAGTATCCTTGAAATCAAATGTGCCCAAAGAATGGTGTCATCTGATAGATATTCAAGTATCAAGACAACAGATATTTACTTTGGAACATGCAAATACTTAGTGAATAATATTCCTAGGaacccttttttttaaatgaataagtaTAAACAagtattttctagaaaaaatgcaaatgttcAATATACATAGAGTCATTAGTGATCAGAGTAAgcaaaaagagatagaaacaccATCTTTTGACCATCAAATTGGTAAGTTTTCTAAAATTTGATAGTATCAAAGATCATTTCTATAAGACTCTTGAGAATAGAGTATACATCTGAAGCTTCTGAGAAGTGTCTATCAAAATGTAAGTGTATATAACTCTTAAACAGAAATTTCAGTTCCAGGACGTTACTCAAAAGAAGTATTTTTGTTCACAGTTATATGAATAAAGATATTGTAggagcattgtttacaacaacAAATAgtggaaacaatttaaatgttcttaagtagaaaaacaaatgagagaattTCAGTCGTTTGATCTAATGAGAACTGCATCCATAAGGATCCAGTACCAACCAAGAGAAATTCAGGCTCTGGTAACTTTCCAAGAGAACCTCACAatctttaatgtttgtttttctctctctccttccttcacttTTCCTCTTCCCCCCAACCACTTCATCTACACAAACACACTCCAAAAATCTTTATATATGCTACTTTTGACCATGATTGTGTCTTAGCCAACAATTTGTGGCCCTATTTCAGTCTGAGTCACCCGGAAGTATGGACAAGTGAAAAGACTACTTTTCCTTAAAGAGATGGGTCAGCTCAAATCCTCCAACAATGCAGAAGAGATTATCTAGTTAAACTTACCTTCACATCGAAAAACTTGACATTCTTGAAAGGAAATGTCCGTATCTGGAGGCAGATCtaatttttctattacatttaagcttataaacaccttttttttttctagacataTCTGAAAATTTGAACTTTTGTCATACAGAAATTCTCCATGATGACTTCTGACCAATGGAAAACATGGTCTTATTTTACATCCTAAAATATTAGTCTCTTTCAAGGCAAGAAGGATGATGggaactttctttttatcctggtAATTATCTAATATATATGCCCCAATAATACAATCAGAAGTATAAATCATTGTTATAGTAGGTCCTTGATCACAGCATCTTTGAAGCAAATCTTTAGAACAGAAATTATGGACACTAGCCATATAAAGAAGTTTTAACTGCTTTCCTTTCAAAAAGTTTTGCAGTCTTTTCTCTTGCATCCACGTCAAACAAGTTGTCAGTGCCATATTTCTCAACCTGGTGGAAAATCAAACATATTTTACATGAATATGGAAAATCAGACAATATGTACTGTAACAAAGCTTGCATTTATGCCCTTATTTATATTCCACAGAAAATGTGTAAACAGAGGATGAACAGATAGCAAcattctaaattattatttttaaaaagatttttagcctgacctgtggtggcacagtggataaagcattgatctggaatgctgaggtcaccggttaaaaaccctgggcttgcctggtcaaggtacatatgggagttgatgcttcctgctcctccctcccccttctctctctctctctctctctctctctctctctctcactcactctctctcttctctaaaaaaaattaataaaaaaaaagatttttaaaaggacGATTGTTTACAAGTGGCTAGGAAAAGTGGAAAGCAGCAGGTCTCTTACCTGTATTTAGAATGTGTACAAGGGCTGAAGCTGAGAGCTGCTGCTCTCTGTCTGGACAGCAAGGCAGGTATGTAATGATAGCAGAGGCTTCAGAAACTTCGAGAAATGGAAACTGAAAGTCAAGGTGGCCCAACCCTTTGATACTGCACCAACTTCACTCTGCGAGCCAGCATAAACTAATCCAGTTCATTTTAGATAGTAAATTCATATAAAGTTAATACTTAAAGATGCAaagtcaaatggaaaaaaaataactaaattctCACTACATTTGTTAGTGACATTTTAaagacttaagaaaaattttgtgtggacatacaaaaataaacaaataaataaatgttgtctATCCTAATTCCAGAACACATCTCAGATTCATTCACTACTCTTGATTTCTGCTATTAATTTATACTAAACCAACACACATCCTACATAAACTGTTATAATGACCTCCTAATTTGttcctttgcttttctgcttgCCCTCTCTCCAATCCATTCTCAGAACAACCAGAATCAACTCTgtttataaaatgtaaactaaaCCATGTTGATCTCTAACTAAAACCCTTTCTCTAACTTCACAGTGTTAGTGGTCACAAACTTGTGTCCAATAGGTTAATTTCAACCTGCAGAATTGTTTTATAGAACTAACATAATTCCTTTactgtttaattttaaataaaatgtttttatgtcaTTGGGCATCCCCTCTCTGGTTTCCCATTGTCCTCACAAATCCCCTATTTCTGATTCTGACAAATTCAAATTTCCTGTCTGGGCCAGAGAGGAATTtaagtttt
The Saccopteryx bilineata isolate mSacBil1 chromosome 3, mSacBil1_pri_phased_curated, whole genome shotgun sequence DNA segment above includes these coding regions:
- the IFI44 gene encoding interferon-induced protein 44 isoform X2, with product MALTTCLTWMQEKRLQNFLKGKQLKLLYMASVHNFCSKDLLQRCCDQGPTITMIYTSDCIIGAYILDNYQDKKKVPIILLALKETNILGCKIRPCFPLVRSHHGEFLYDKSSNFQICLEKKKVFISLNVIEKLDLPPDTDISFQECQVFRCEDLLDTRKMTGVNELRESLLSAVRTYKPYRDLVRQVRILLLGPIGAGKSSFFNSVKSAFHGHVTHQAVVGSSRTGMSKQYRTYSIKDGKDGNPLPFILCDSMGLSEEGGLCMEDLLYILKGHISDRYQFNFMKPITQGHGDYIDFPLLGNRIHCVTFVFDVNSVENLSYEMLAKIKRIRRELIKCGVVHVVLLTCVDTMDLIKREDLIDIYKCMPVKLKIEAVHKKLGVALSDIFVVSNYVSEWDLDPLKDVLVLSALRQMLLAADDFLEDLPLKEADTQCAKEKVSV
- the IFI44 gene encoding interferon-induced protein 44 isoform X1, translating into MLYPLCHHRLRNMALTTCLTWMQEKRLQNFLKGKQLKLLYMASVHNFCSKDLLQRCCDQGPTITMIYTSDCIIGAYILDNYQDKKKVPIILLALKETNILGCKIRPCFPLVRSHHGEFLYDKSSNFQICLEKKKVFISLNVIEKLDLPPDTDISFQECQVFRCEDLLDTRKMTGVNELRESLLSAVRTYKPYRDLVRQVRILLLGPIGAGKSSFFNSVKSAFHGHVTHQAVVGSSRTGMSKQYRTYSIKDGKDGNPLPFILCDSMGLSEEGGLCMEDLLYILKGHISDRYQFNFMKPITQGHGDYIDFPLLGNRIHCVTFVFDVNSVENLSYEMLAKIKRIRRELIKCGVVHVVLLTCVDTMDLIKREDLIDIYKCMPVKLKIEAVHKKLGVALSDIFVVSNYVSEWDLDPLKDVLVLSALRQMLLAADDFLEDLPLKEADTQCAKEKVSV